The Gemmatimonadaceae bacterium genome has a segment encoding these proteins:
- a CDS encoding sulfatase — protein sequence MTQTGGVPVLRWIGILLMMLMARTAPAQRASAAPPPNIIVFLVDDLGWQDTQVPLTGTPTAFNQRYRTPHQLAMAAAGMTFTDFYAAAPVCSPTRVTLITGQSPVRTRVTNWTQHENQETSEPYPLLLPPEWNRNGVSPVPMAHAFTGPLLPQLLRRAGYRTIHVGKAHWGAVGTPGADPMRLGFDVNIGGSGAGQPGSYLASKHFSSGPGDGQFRDVPGLERYWDTDTFLTEALTLEANRAIDEAVAQRKPFFLHFAQFAVHTPIEADARFLQHYLDAGLPPVEARYASLIEGVDKSLGDVLANVERHGLTNNTIVLFLSDNGGLSAHTRAPPQHVHNAPLRSGKGSAYEGGIRVPLIVTWPGHVRPASVSHAPTITDDLFPTLLRVAGVRDVASLTRGMLGRDLRGLLTGAGDGRSPRTTERPLLWHYPHFWGVNGPGIQPFSAVRVGRYKLIYFYGSKRYELYDVQSDLGETTDLVATRRADAVRLATLLQRSLQRAGAQLPIDSVTRRPVVIAPLR from the coding sequence ATGACTCAAACCGGAGGTGTGCCGGTGTTGCGATGGATCGGGATACTGCTGATGATGCTCATGGCGCGCACCGCGCCGGCACAGCGTGCGTCGGCAGCGCCGCCACCCAACATCATCGTGTTTCTGGTCGATGATCTTGGCTGGCAGGACACGCAGGTCCCGCTGACCGGCACGCCCACCGCGTTCAACCAGCGCTACCGCACGCCGCATCAGCTGGCGATGGCCGCGGCGGGGATGACGTTTACCGACTTCTACGCGGCGGCACCGGTGTGTTCGCCGACGCGCGTGACGCTCATCACCGGCCAGAGCCCGGTGCGGACCCGCGTGACGAACTGGACGCAGCATGAGAACCAGGAGACGTCGGAGCCGTATCCCCTGCTGCTCCCGCCGGAGTGGAACCGGAACGGGGTGAGTCCGGTGCCGATGGCGCATGCCTTCACGGGGCCGCTGCTGCCGCAGCTGCTGCGCCGCGCGGGCTATCGCACCATTCACGTGGGGAAGGCGCACTGGGGCGCGGTGGGCACGCCCGGCGCCGATCCGATGCGGCTGGGCTTCGATGTGAACATCGGTGGCAGCGGGGCTGGGCAGCCGGGGTCGTATCTCGCCAGCAAGCACTTCAGCTCGGGGCCCGGCGACGGGCAGTTCCGCGACGTGCCGGGGCTCGAGAGGTATTGGGACACCGACACGTTCCTGACCGAAGCGCTCACCCTCGAAGCCAACCGTGCCATCGATGAGGCGGTGGCGCAGCGCAAACCGTTCTTCCTGCACTTCGCGCAGTTTGCGGTGCACACGCCCATCGAGGCCGATGCGCGCTTCCTGCAGCACTATCTTGACGCGGGGCTGCCGCCTGTGGAGGCGCGCTACGCCTCGCTCATCGAGGGCGTAGACAAGAGCCTGGGCGACGTGCTGGCGAACGTGGAGCGCCACGGGCTCACGAACAACACCATCGTGCTGTTCCTGTCGGATAACGGCGGGCTGTCGGCCCACACGCGCGCACCGCCGCAGCATGTGCACAATGCGCCGCTGCGCAGCGGCAAAGGGTCGGCCTATGAGGGCGGTATTCGGGTGCCGCTCATCGTGACGTGGCCGGGGCACGTGCGCCCCGCCTCGGTGAGCCACGCGCCCACGATTACCGATGATCTCTTTCCCACGCTGTTGCGCGTCGCCGGTGTGCGCGACGTCGCCTCGCTCACCCGCGGGATGCTGGGCCGCGACTTGCGCGGCTTGCTCACGGGCGCGGGCGACGGCCGCTCGCCGCGCACCACGGAGCGGCCGCTCCTCTGGCATTACCCGCATTTCTGGGGCGTGAACGGCCCGGGGATCCAACCGTTCAGTGCAGTGCGGGTGGGACGGTACAAGCTGATCTACTTCTACGGGTCCAAGCGGTACGAGTTGTACGACGTGCAGTCGGATCTCGGCGAGACGACCGATCTGGTGGCCACACGACGTGCGGACGCCGTGCGCCTTGCGACGCTCCTGCAGCGCTCGCTGCAGCGGGCCGGGGCGCAGCTGCCGATCGATTCAGTCACCAGGCGGCCGGTGGTGATCGCGCCGCTGCGCTAA
- a CDS encoding flavin reductase family protein, giving the protein MSAHTHVAIDPAILYFGTPVVLVSSRNPDGSANLAPMSSAWWLGTSCVLGFGARSATPANIQRTGQCVLNLPSVQQSDLVNRLVRTTASDPVPPHKIAMGYAYEGEKFGRAGATALPGTAVDVPRVAECPVHLEAELEAVHPLAVRDPLRRGGLIALEMRIVAVHVAESIRLPGYAHRVDPDAWRPLIMSFQRLYGLGAPVESRLAEIPEEAYRKRAATVTRHAAPAA; this is encoded by the coding sequence ATGTCCGCCCACACCCACGTCGCCATCGATCCGGCCATCCTCTATTTCGGGACGCCGGTGGTGCTGGTCTCCAGCCGCAATCCCGACGGCAGTGCCAACCTCGCGCCGATGTCCTCGGCGTGGTGGCTGGGGACCAGTTGCGTGCTCGGCTTTGGTGCCCGATCCGCCACGCCGGCCAACATCCAGCGCACGGGTCAGTGCGTGCTCAACCTGCCCTCGGTGCAGCAGTCCGACCTGGTCAATCGACTCGTCCGTACGACCGCCAGCGACCCGGTGCCACCGCACAAGATCGCCATGGGCTATGCGTACGAAGGCGAGAAGTTCGGGCGGGCCGGCGCGACGGCGCTTCCCGGTACGGCGGTGGACGTCCCGCGCGTCGCGGAGTGCCCGGTGCATCTCGAGGCCGAGCTCGAGGCCGTCCATCCGCTCGCGGTGCGCGACCCACTCCGCCGCGGCGGCCTCATCGCACTCGAGATGCGGATCGTGGCGGTCCATGTGGCTGAGTCGATTCGCCTGCCGGGGTACGCGCATCGGGTGGACCCCGATGCGTGGCGACCGCTGATCATGTCGTTTCAGCGGCTGTACGGACTGGGCGCGCCGGTGGAGAGTCGGTTGGCCGAGATCCCCGAGGAGGCGTATCGGAAGCGCGCCGCGACCGTCACGCGTCACGCGGCGCCGGCGGCGTGA
- a CDS encoding DUF885 domain-containing protein yields MLRPLSFLLAITVATSIGAAPRDRSRPSPTPSQSADARFQAAVDRWLDAFARRHPSIAAGNGLHQYDGTMEDMSAAGIAREIAALKRERAELAAIADGALSPDARADRMILLGVIDGWLLEQETLANWRRNPMLYAVPIADGVHNLMVQAYAPADVRMRRIISKLAGVPGLLAAARTNLVNPPRLLADRGVTMLRGASGLLANDVLLAFADRKGTPLYDSLRTAAAAAQQQIDGFADWATRDLLPRATGDLAIGGDAVARRYRAEELIEVPLDTLVALGERHLVRYRAQFDSAAKRFAPTLSSEDAWARVRRDHPRQGAVVADARVIVDSLTAFVRRKDLVTVPTNEKVIVEPAQPFDLGFASMHASPPLERTPLASIYYITDARADQPLAEQDAWLERFNHASLTNTTAHEAMPGHWVHATQMRKTPGKIRRIWIGLNPFPQPSSGQDGWAHYAEQLVVEQGYANGDPRYAMAQLSDALVRVCRLLSGIKVHRREWTLEQARACFADRAFLAPPAARREAERAAYDPTYGGYFLGKLGLLTLRADMQAREGAAFSLKRFHERVLQNGIAPVAVHRQLLLPGDTRATIR; encoded by the coding sequence ATGCTGCGACCTCTCTCGTTCCTGCTCGCCATCACCGTCGCCACGTCGATCGGCGCCGCGCCGCGCGATCGGTCCCGCCCCTCGCCGACGCCGAGCCAGTCGGCGGACGCCCGCTTCCAGGCCGCGGTGGACCGGTGGCTCGACGCGTTTGCACGGCGGCACCCGTCCATCGCCGCCGGGAACGGCCTCCATCAGTACGACGGAACGATGGAGGACATGTCCGCCGCCGGCATCGCGCGCGAGATCGCCGCGCTCAAACGCGAGCGCGCTGAGCTCGCGGCGATCGCCGACGGCGCCCTCAGCCCCGATGCGCGCGCCGATCGCATGATTCTGCTCGGCGTGATCGATGGGTGGCTGCTCGAACAGGAGACGCTCGCCAACTGGCGGCGGAACCCCATGCTCTACGCCGTGCCGATCGCCGACGGCGTGCACAACCTCATGGTGCAGGCGTACGCACCGGCCGATGTGCGGATGCGGCGCATCATCTCCAAGCTCGCCGGCGTCCCCGGGCTGCTCGCGGCCGCACGGACAAATCTGGTGAACCCGCCGCGCCTGCTGGCCGATCGCGGCGTGACAATGTTGCGCGGCGCGTCGGGACTGTTGGCTAATGACGTACTGCTCGCCTTTGCCGATCGGAAAGGCACGCCCTTGTACGACTCGCTGCGCACGGCCGCGGCCGCCGCACAGCAGCAGATCGATGGCTTTGCCGACTGGGCCACGCGGGACCTGCTGCCGCGCGCGACCGGTGACCTGGCCATCGGCGGCGACGCGGTGGCCCGCCGGTATCGCGCCGAGGAGCTGATCGAGGTGCCGCTCGATACGCTGGTGGCGCTCGGCGAGCGGCATCTGGTGCGCTATCGGGCTCAGTTCGATTCGGCGGCCAAGCGCTTTGCTCCGACGCTGTCGAGTGAGGACGCCTGGGCGCGGGTGCGTCGCGATCATCCCAGGCAGGGCGCGGTGGTGGCCGACGCCCGCGTGATCGTGGACTCGCTCACGGCGTTCGTGCGCCGCAAGGATCTCGTCACGGTGCCGACCAACGAAAAGGTGATCGTGGAGCCGGCGCAGCCGTTTGACCTGGGCTTTGCCAGCATGCACGCGTCGCCGCCGCTCGAGCGGACGCCGCTGGCCAGCATCTACTACATCACCGATGCCCGCGCAGATCAGCCGCTCGCCGAGCAGGATGCCTGGCTCGAGCGGTTCAATCACGCGTCGCTGACGAACACCACGGCGCACGAGGCGATGCCGGGGCACTGGGTGCACGCCACGCAGATGCGGAAGACGCCGGGCAAGATCCGCCGGATCTGGATCGGGCTCAATCCGTTCCCGCAGCCCAGCTCAGGGCAGGATGGATGGGCGCACTACGCCGAGCAGCTGGTGGTGGAGCAAGGCTACGCAAATGGCGACCCGCGCTATGCGATGGCGCAGCTCAGCGATGCGCTGGTGCGTGTCTGCCGCCTGCTGAGCGGCATCAAGGTGCATCGCCGGGAGTGGACGCTGGAGCAGGCGCGGGCGTGCTTCGCCGACCGCGCCTTTCTGGCGCCGCCGGCCGCGCGGCGCGAGGCCGAGCGGGCGGCGTACGATCCAACCTACGGTGGCTACTTTCTGGGGAAGCTCGGGTTGCTGACGTTGCGTGCCGACATGCAGGCGCGCGAGGGGGCGGCGTTCTCGCTCAAGCGCTTCCACGAGCGGGTGTTGCAGAACGGCATCGCGCCGGTGGCGGTGCATCGGCAGCTGCTGCTTCCCGGCGACACGCGCGCCACCATCCGGTGA
- a CDS encoding Gfo/Idh/MocA family oxidoreductase, which translates to MSTAKRVRVGVLGAGAWAEFAHVPGWQRDARCEVVAIADTIGERAQALAAKFGIADWSSDPEAVLSRADIDVVDICTPNHTHFDLTMRALAAGKHVLCEKPVAYDYRETRRAAALAREKGVRTKLGFTFRYAPAMRYMKALIDQGYVGTPFIFNGYEQNSQFLDPMNPLRQVDHTADQSILHVSSLEGYGAPVMDIGHLMMGSRFSSVVGTMRNFIPERMVRATGTMMRMNIDDGDVFIGDFASGAFGSIQTSFVTVGNYPGIEARVYGSKGALICRLVEEEGICEVLQGATADQVEFRELEVPAHFYPPGGTRRESWRTLFYANLIHSFINEIVDPSMPGEGDFDDGAHVQELINAVTLSVRERRWVDIPLPADAVVR; encoded by the coding sequence ATGAGTACAGCGAAGCGGGTCCGGGTGGGGGTGCTGGGCGCCGGCGCGTGGGCCGAATTTGCCCATGTGCCCGGGTGGCAGCGTGACGCGCGCTGCGAGGTGGTGGCGATTGCCGATACCATCGGCGAGCGTGCTCAGGCGCTGGCCGCGAAGTTCGGCATCGCCGACTGGTCCAGCGACCCCGAGGCCGTGCTGTCACGCGCGGATATCGACGTGGTGGACATCTGCACGCCCAATCACACGCACTTCGATCTCACCATGCGCGCGCTGGCGGCCGGTAAGCACGTGCTGTGCGAAAAGCCGGTGGCGTACGACTACCGCGAGACGCGCCGGGCCGCGGCGCTGGCGCGTGAGAAGGGCGTGCGCACCAAGCTCGGCTTCACCTTCCGGTATGCGCCGGCGATGCGCTACATGAAGGCGCTCATCGATCAGGGGTACGTGGGCACGCCGTTCATCTTCAACGGGTACGAGCAGAACTCGCAGTTCCTCGATCCGATGAACCCGCTGCGGCAGGTCGATCACACGGCCGATCAGTCCATCCTGCACGTGTCGAGCCTTGAAGGCTACGGCGCTCCGGTGATGGACATCGGCCACCTGATGATGGGGAGCCGATTCTCGAGTGTGGTGGGGACGATGCGCAACTTCATCCCCGAGCGGATGGTGCGCGCCACCGGCACGATGATGCGCATGAACATCGACGACGGCGATGTGTTCATTGGCGATTTTGCGTCGGGGGCATTCGGGTCCATTCAGACCAGCTTCGTAACCGTGGGGAACTACCCGGGGATCGAAGCGCGCGTGTACGGCAGCAAGGGCGCGCTGATCTGTCGGCTGGTCGAAGAGGAAGGGATCTGTGAGGTGCTCCAGGGAGCGACCGCCGATCAGGTGGAGTTCCGTGAGCTCGAGGTGCCGGCGCACTTCTATCCGCCGGGCGGCACGCGGCGTGAGAGCTGGCGCACGCTCTTCTACGCGAATCTCATTCACTCGTTCATCAACGAGATCGTTGATCCGTCGATGCCCGGCGAAGGTGACTTTGACGACGGCGCGCATGTGCAGGAGCTGATCAAC